A part of Halobacillus shinanisalinarum genomic DNA contains:
- a CDS encoding glycine betaine uptake BCCT transporter has product MLKKFTPVFTISAGIIFLLVILGILWPENLETTTTEVQAFISNKLGWYYLIVVTLFVIVCLVFLISPLGRIKLGKPGEKPEFTRPTWIAMLFSAGMGIGLVFWGTAEPISHYAISSPTGETGTDQAIKDAMRFTFFHWGIHAWAIYGIVALVLAYFNFRHGRKGLISATLHPIIGEKAAEGNFGKLIDILAVIATVIGVATTLGFGAVQINGGLSYLFDIPVNIVIQFIIVAIVTILFMISAWSGLGKGIKILSNANMIIALLLFGFVFIVGPTLFQLNLFTNSLGTYLQNLPAMSFRIAPLNEEARGWINGWTVFYWAWWIAWSPFVGIFIARVSRGRSIREFVFTVLIIPSVIGFLWFAVFGGTAISLEHNGIATLSSLATEESLFGVLANYPFSIVASLVAITLISTFFITSADSGTYVLGMMTSDGSQHPGLTIKLIWGCLLSAIALALLYTGGLQALQNTMIIAALPFSVIMILMTISFIKAVYREGKDLGVGRFNPPKKKS; this is encoded by the coding sequence ATGCTAAAAAAATTCACACCTGTATTCACTATATCGGCTGGAATTATTTTCTTACTCGTTATTTTAGGTATTTTGTGGCCAGAGAATTTGGAAACCACTACAACTGAAGTTCAAGCATTTATATCTAATAAATTGGGCTGGTACTATTTGATCGTAGTGACACTTTTCGTTATCGTATGTTTGGTCTTTTTAATTTCTCCGTTGGGAAGAATTAAACTTGGTAAGCCAGGGGAAAAGCCTGAATTCACCAGACCCACCTGGATTGCCATGTTGTTCAGCGCCGGAATGGGGATAGGGCTCGTGTTTTGGGGGACAGCTGAACCGATCAGTCATTATGCGATCAGTTCCCCTACGGGTGAAACGGGTACGGATCAAGCGATTAAAGATGCCATGAGATTTACTTTCTTTCATTGGGGAATTCACGCATGGGCAATATATGGGATCGTGGCACTAGTGTTAGCTTACTTTAATTTTAGACACGGAAGAAAAGGCCTTATCAGTGCTACGCTACATCCGATAATCGGCGAAAAAGCAGCAGAGGGAAACTTTGGGAAACTTATTGATATTCTGGCTGTCATCGCTACAGTCATAGGTGTAGCCACAACACTTGGTTTTGGCGCAGTCCAGATTAATGGTGGATTGTCTTATTTGTTCGACATCCCCGTTAACATTGTCATTCAATTTATCATTGTAGCTATCGTCACAATTCTGTTTATGATTTCGGCTTGGTCAGGTTTAGGTAAAGGAATCAAAATTTTAAGTAACGCTAATATGATTATAGCGCTCCTGTTGTTTGGTTTCGTCTTCATTGTCGGACCAACGTTATTTCAATTAAATTTATTTACAAATTCGCTCGGGACGTACTTACAGAACCTTCCGGCTATGAGTTTTCGGATAGCTCCGCTCAACGAAGAGGCAAGAGGGTGGATTAATGGATGGACAGTATTCTATTGGGCGTGGTGGATCGCATGGTCACCGTTCGTAGGGATATTTATTGCTCGGGTTTCTCGGGGCCGCAGTATTAGGGAATTTGTCTTTACGGTATTAATTATTCCATCAGTCATCGGGTTCTTATGGTTTGCGGTTTTTGGCGGCACAGCTATTTCACTTGAACACAATGGGATAGCTACACTCTCATCTCTAGCCACAGAGGAGTCGTTATTTGGGGTTTTGGCTAATTACCCATTTAGCATTGTTGCCTCCCTTGTCGCCATTACACTGATTAGCACATTTTTTATAACTTCTGCAGATTCAGGAACATATGTATTAGGAATGATGACTTCTGATGGATCGCAACACCCTGGCCTTACGATTAAATTAATCTGGGGTTGCTTACTTTCAGCCATAGCACTCGCTTTACTATATACAGGGGGTCTTCAAGCATTGCAAAACACAATGATTATTGCTGCTTTGCCATTCTCTGTTATCATGATTTTAATGACTATCAGTTTCATTAAAGCTGTCTATAGAGAAGGGAAGGATTTGGGTGTTGGTCGATTCAACCCTCCCAAAAAGAAATCCTGA
- a CDS encoding squalene/phytoene synthase family protein — protein MTNDTKLRKEAMHMLKLTSRTFYIPISLLQPTLKRTVASAYLCMRAIDEIEDHEMIDSEVKQHVLRSVSQLLKDEFDNDAYDQLIHPYKNLLPEVTLRLGDWISLCPAGITEKVKDSTSVMAAGMADWVSKDWHIKSKEDLDDYTYYVAGLVGVMLSDIWQWSDDIVTDRELAIAYGRGLQAVNILRNQQEDHERGVRFLPDGWSRADMFTYATNNLSLADEYIKDINNRNILLFCKIPLALAKKTLKTLKSGREKISRDEVETIVEGIKKE, from the coding sequence ATGACTAACGATACAAAATTACGAAAAGAAGCCATGCACATGTTAAAACTAACAAGCAGAACCTTTTACATTCCTATCAGTCTTTTGCAACCGACGTTGAAGAGGACCGTAGCCTCTGCTTATTTATGCATGCGAGCTATTGATGAAATAGAAGATCACGAAATGATAGATTCAGAAGTGAAACAACATGTATTACGCTCGGTTAGCCAGCTTTTAAAAGATGAATTTGATAACGATGCGTATGACCAATTGATACATCCATACAAGAACCTACTCCCCGAGGTAACTTTGCGCCTTGGAGATTGGATCTCCTTATGCCCCGCAGGAATCACTGAAAAAGTAAAAGATTCAACCAGCGTCATGGCAGCTGGGATGGCAGACTGGGTAAGCAAAGACTGGCATATAAAAAGTAAAGAAGATTTGGATGATTATACGTATTATGTAGCAGGATTGGTTGGCGTTATGCTCTCAGATATTTGGCAGTGGAGCGACGATATAGTGACAGACAGAGAGCTGGCTATTGCTTACGGTAGAGGTTTACAAGCCGTAAATATTTTAAGGAATCAACAGGAAGATCACGAGCGTGGTGTGAGGTTTCTTCCAGATGGTTGGAGCAGGGCAGACATGTTCACGTACGCAACAAATAATCTGAGCTTAGCAGATGAGTACATAAAGGACATAAATAACCGAAATATTCTTCTGTTTTGTAAAATCCCTCTTGCTCTAGCTAAAAAAACGCTTAAAACATTAAAGAGCGGAAGAGAAAAGATTTCTCGAGATGAGGTGGAAACGATTGTTGAGGGGATTAAGAAAGAGTGA
- a CDS encoding DUF2515 domain-containing protein — MKVIKKQLKKAVSQRTVRDDLTPEEENIIQIIRAITRKQNQNNVTRTQAYFDFYQEHPEIHWALLAHLVSRNAGWNMTDLKGEYLPKLLSRKEQTDFFLFLERGNWLIFQDAYPQLLLYEESKKRGRPLFHLLSSMEVSKFMEPFWNQFWTESTKEELTIALIINEQQYIEGRVIQNKQYKDTVLNTIMFRLQDLFEFNHILLPYTDSVQKNTKLIGGTVHHFSSVKDRINLGKRLYSLLFSGQNRLTQTIEWTKSHPHTGSRKDFWPQLFNNVKETAPGQMHELQSTPCSLKHEAQRIYSPTLSATWKDWNHIDAESGDWYKNKKMIHFVKKPVKNWGGEIQESYCKSIEEMEIAASTKALFPKKDES; from the coding sequence ATGAAAGTCATAAAAAAACAATTAAAAAAAGCGGTCAGCCAACGAACCGTTAGAGATGACCTTACCCCAGAAGAGGAAAACATCATCCAAATTATCCGCGCCATCACCCGAAAACAAAATCAAAACAATGTGACTCGAACGCAGGCCTACTTTGATTTTTATCAAGAGCATCCGGAAATTCATTGGGCATTATTGGCGCACCTGGTGTCACGTAATGCCGGCTGGAACATGACCGATCTTAAAGGAGAATATTTGCCGAAGCTTTTATCTCGGAAAGAGCAAACCGACTTTTTTTTGTTCCTGGAGCGAGGCAACTGGTTGATTTTCCAGGATGCTTATCCACAGTTATTATTATATGAAGAAAGCAAAAAACGTGGACGCCCCCTCTTTCATCTATTGTCTTCCATGGAGGTTTCCAAATTCATGGAACCGTTCTGGAATCAATTCTGGACTGAGTCTACAAAGGAAGAGCTGACGATCGCGCTAATCATCAATGAACAGCAATACATTGAAGGACGTGTGATTCAAAATAAACAATACAAGGATACAGTGTTGAATACGATTATGTTCAGGCTCCAAGATCTGTTCGAATTCAATCATATTTTGCTCCCTTATACGGACTCTGTCCAAAAAAACACCAAATTGATCGGTGGAACGGTTCACCACTTTTCATCAGTGAAGGATCGAATCAACCTTGGAAAAAGGTTATATAGTCTGCTTTTTTCCGGTCAAAACCGTTTGACACAAACCATTGAATGGACGAAATCCCATCCTCATACTGGATCCCGCAAGGACTTTTGGCCTCAACTGTTTAATAATGTGAAAGAAACAGCACCTGGGCAGATGCATGAATTGCAAAGTACTCCCTGTTCTTTAAAACATGAAGCTCAGCGGATTTACAGCCCAACACTTAGTGCCACATGGAAAGATTGGAATCACATAGATGCTGAGTCTGGTGATTGGTATAAAAATAAAAAGATGATCCATTTTGTAAAGAAGCCCGTAAAAAATTGGGGCGGGGAGATTCAGGAAAGTTACTGTAAGTCCATTGAAGAGATGGAGATAGCCGCCTCAACAAAAGCACTTTTTCCAAAAAAGGATGAGTCATGA
- the abc-f gene encoding ribosomal protection-like ABC-F family protein, protein MSFMRAMNVNYAIGDRTLLSIDELSIHKGDRIGLVGKNGQGKTMLIKYLLGELDGAYLSVLWQGSVNWMEQLNGERRSQKSGGEQTQAKIIELFASNKDVLLLDEPTNNLDLNHIDYLEQQLLSHQGAYVVISHDRALLDHTCTTIWELAEGELKVYNGNYTFYHKQKQLETAKQYEDHEKYVKEKKRLEHRIRKKQEQSQGMRKPPKRMSNSEWQLGKNKAAAKQKKVERVGKNLERRLERLETVDKPFEWEKVKMDYYQVEPLHQTTVMTSEKLTARLPNKPLYTIESLTLKTGSKTALIGDNGCGKTTLVNQILKEDTTKWVSQAKIGYFQQDLTELPVDSTIYKYVSDQSPLDESTIRIILARLHFYREDVFKSIYSLSGGERVKVALARLLAGDYNLLILDEPTNHLDIEALQSLEKLIVDYPGTVLFITHDRRFIEKVADQLWLMKNETVRMFEGTWVDWMNEQDRPAVQEEDYDQLALETKVTELISRLSMPDSLDDKGKLEKEYQETLTKLNKIRK, encoded by the coding sequence ATGTCATTTATGCGCGCAATGAACGTAAATTATGCTATAGGTGATCGGACACTTCTTTCAATTGATGAATTATCCATTCATAAAGGGGACCGAATTGGCCTGGTTGGAAAAAATGGTCAAGGCAAAACGATGTTGATTAAGTATTTATTAGGAGAGCTTGATGGGGCATACCTCTCCGTTCTATGGCAAGGGTCCGTCAACTGGATGGAACAGCTGAATGGGGAGAGGAGATCCCAAAAGAGCGGCGGGGAACAAACACAAGCAAAAATCATTGAACTTTTCGCTTCAAACAAAGATGTTTTGCTGCTTGATGAGCCAACGAATAACCTTGACCTAAACCATATTGATTATTTAGAACAACAGCTCCTCTCTCATCAGGGAGCATACGTCGTCATATCACATGATCGAGCTTTGCTTGACCATACGTGTACAACAATTTGGGAATTAGCAGAGGGAGAACTCAAGGTATATAACGGCAATTACACGTTTTACCATAAACAAAAACAACTGGAGACGGCCAAGCAATATGAAGATCATGAGAAATATGTGAAGGAAAAGAAACGGTTAGAGCATCGAATTCGTAAAAAACAAGAGCAATCGCAGGGGATGAGGAAGCCGCCAAAGAGAATGAGTAATTCTGAATGGCAATTAGGTAAAAATAAAGCAGCTGCGAAACAGAAGAAAGTGGAGCGAGTAGGAAAGAACTTGGAGCGAAGATTAGAGCGATTAGAGACTGTCGACAAACCATTTGAATGGGAAAAGGTTAAGATGGATTATTATCAAGTTGAGCCGTTACATCAAACGACCGTGATGACAAGTGAGAAATTGACAGCCAGACTTCCTAACAAACCATTATATACTATCGAATCGTTAACGCTGAAAACAGGTTCAAAGACGGCACTTATTGGTGATAATGGCTGTGGAAAAACAACCTTAGTCAACCAAATTCTGAAGGAAGACACAACGAAATGGGTGTCTCAGGCAAAGATAGGCTATTTTCAACAAGATTTAACCGAACTGCCTGTAGATTCAACCATTTACAAGTACGTTAGTGACCAAAGTCCGCTCGATGAGTCAACGATTCGGATTATTCTTGCCAGGCTTCACTTTTATCGAGAAGATGTCTTTAAATCTATTTATTCATTGAGCGGAGGGGAACGAGTCAAGGTAGCTCTCGCCCGACTGTTAGCAGGAGATTATAATCTGCTTATTTTGGATGAGCCAACAAATCATCTGGACATCGAAGCTCTTCAATCATTGGAGAAATTAATTGTGGACTATCCAGGAACGGTTTTATTTATTACACACGACCGTAGATTTATTGAAAAAGTTGCCGACCAGCTATGGTTGATGAAGAATGAGACAGTACGTATGTTTGAAGGGACATGGGTCGATTGGATGAACGAGCAAGATCGCCCGGCCGTGCAAGAAGAGGACTATGATCAACTAGCTCTTGAAACAAAAGTGACGGAATTAATCAGTCGGTTGAGCATGCCCGATTCTTTAGACGATAAAGGGAAATTGGAGAAGGAATATCAGGAGACGTTAACGAAATTAAATAAAATTAGGAAATAA
- a CDS encoding SET domain-containing protein, with protein sequence MIEIKTSSLTNDEFNRGVFATRDIAKRELIHEAPVIPYPNEEHVFIEQTRLADYAFEYGENHTAFLLGYGMMFNHSYKPNANYKINFANDTFDFYAYTDIKAGEEILINYNGFVDNNDPLWFNE encoded by the coding sequence ATGATTGAAATTAAAACTTCCTCACTCACGAATGACGAGTTCAATAGAGGAGTATTCGCCACACGCGATATAGCAAAACGCGAGCTTATCCATGAGGCCCCAGTTATTCCGTACCCTAACGAGGAACATGTATTCATTGAGCAAACTCGACTTGCTGATTATGCCTTTGAATATGGTGAAAACCATACAGCGTTTCTTTTGGGATATGGTATGATGTTTAACCATTCGTATAAACCTAATGCAAATTACAAGATTAACTTTGCCAATGACACGTTTGATTTCTATGCTTACACAGACATAAAAGCGGGAGAAGAGATATTAATTAACTATAACGGCTTTGTCGATAACAATGACCCATTATGGTTTAACGAATAG